From the Balearica regulorum gibbericeps isolate bBalReg1 chromosome 4, bBalReg1.pri, whole genome shotgun sequence genome, one window contains:
- the MAB21L2 gene encoding protein mab-21-like 2, protein MIAAQAKLVYQLNKYYTERCQARKAAIAKTIREVCKVVSDVLKEVEVQEPRFISSLSEIDARYEGLEVISPTEFEVVLYLNQMGVFNFVDDGSLPGCAVLKLSDGRKRSMSLWVEFITASGYLSARKIRSRFQTLVAQAVDKCSYRDVVKMIADTSEVKLRIRERYVVQITPAFKCTGIWPRSAAQWPMPHIPWPGPNRVAEVKAEGFNLLSKECYSLTGKQSSAESDAWVLQFGEAENRLLMGGCRNKCLSVLKTLRDRHLELPGQPLNNYHMKTLLLYECEKHPRETDWDEACLGDRLNGILLQLISCLQCRRCPHYFLPNLDLFQGKPHSALESAAKQTWRLAREILTNPKSLDKL, encoded by the coding sequence ATGATCGCCGCGCAGGCCAAGCTGGTCTACCAGCTCAACAAATACTACACGGAGCGCTGCCAGGCCCGCAAGGCGGCCATCGCCAAGACCATCCGGGAGGTGTGCAAGGTCGTGTCGGACGTGCTGAAGGAGGTGGAGGTGCAGGAGCCGCGCTTCATCAGCTCCCTGAGCGAGATCGATGCCCGCTACGAGGGGCTAGAGGTGATCTCGCCCACCGAGTTTGAGGTGGTGCTCTACCTCAACCAGATGGGCGTCTTCAACTTCGTGGACGACGGCTCCCTGCCGGGCTGCGCCGTGCTCAAGCTGAGCGACGGCCGCAAGCGCAGCATGTCCCTCTGGGTGGAGTTCATCACCGCCTCGGGCTACCTGTCCGCCCGCAAGATCCGCTCCCGCTTCCAGACGCTGGTGGCCCAGGCGGTGGACAAGTGCAGCTACCGGGACGTGGTGAAGATGATCGCGGACACCAGCGAGGTGAAGCTCCGCATCCGGGAGCGGTACGTGGTGCAGATCACGCCCGCCTTCAAGTGCACCGGGATCTGGCCCCGCAGCGCGGCGCAGTGGCCCATGCCCCACATCCCCTGGCCCGGCCCCAACCGGGTGGCGGAGGTGAAGGCGGAGGGCTTCAACCTGCTCTCCAAGGAGTGCTACTCGCTGACGGGCAAGCAGAGCTCGGCCGAGAGCGACGCCTGGGTGCTGCAGTTCGGCGAGGCCGAGAACCGGCTGCTGATGGGCGGCTGCAGGAACAAGTGCCTCTCGGTGCTGAAGACGCTGCGCGACCGGCACTTGGAGCTGCCCGGGCAGCCCCTCAACAACTACCACATGAAGACGCTGCTGCTGTACGAGTGCGAGAAGCACCCCCGGGAGACCGACTGGGACGAGGCGTGCCTGGGCGACCGGCTCAACGgcatcctcctgcagctcatctcctgcctgcagtgccGGCGCTGCCCCCACTACTTCCTGCCCAACCTAGACCTCTTTCAGGGCAAACCCCACTCGGCCCTGGAAAGCGCTGCCAAACAGACCTGGAGGCTAGCCAGAGAAATCCTCACCAATCCCAAAAGCCTCGACAAGCTATAG